In the Methylomonas rhizoryzae genome, one interval contains:
- a CDS encoding chemotaxis protein CheW has product MTRSKPPQHIVQQQLALDAYLTTLLEEIPDGDAEIGRQPLNERQIAQQGAETPKRQTAKVITQTIELPPQVTREALDDKPAAHILPSNLVAYQAPAKLHPLSVMPYWAQHEFQALFFKVDNLILATPLTELARTIKIDKKPGQIPGQPSWFMGLLDEQDSRIGVLDMGQLIFGKLRGSQRDLEKNPFKSILITQDKRWGLACDEVLSIGRVRPDKVRWRTSRQKKPWLIGTVIEELTAIIDLQALVPQRRK; this is encoded by the coding sequence ATGACTCGCTCAAAGCCGCCTCAGCACATCGTTCAGCAACAATTGGCATTAGATGCCTATTTAACGACTTTATTGGAAGAAATTCCGGATGGCGACGCCGAGATAGGCCGCCAGCCGTTAAACGAGCGGCAGATTGCACAGCAGGGGGCGGAAACGCCGAAGAGGCAGACCGCTAAAGTTATCACTCAAACAATTGAATTGCCGCCGCAAGTAACGCGAGAGGCGCTTGACGATAAGCCTGCTGCCCATATTTTGCCGTCTAATCTGGTTGCATATCAGGCGCCGGCTAAGTTGCATCCCTTATCGGTAATGCCTTATTGGGCGCAGCACGAGTTTCAAGCGTTGTTTTTTAAAGTCGACAATTTGATATTGGCTACCCCGTTAACGGAATTGGCCAGAACCATCAAGATAGATAAAAAACCCGGCCAAATTCCCGGTCAACCCTCTTGGTTCATGGGGTTATTAGACGAGCAAGACAGCCGAATCGGCGTGTTGGACATGGGACAACTCATTTTCGGGAAATTACGCGGCAGTCAACGCGATCTGGAAAAGAATCCGTTCAAAAGTATTTTGATTACTCAAGATAAACGCTGGGGCTTGGCGTGCGACGAAGTTTTATCTATAGGAAGGGTAAGGCCGGATAAAGTACGATGGCGAACGAGTCGACAAAAAAAGCCTTGGCTGATCGGTACCGTGATCGAGGAATTGACGGCGATCATCGATTTACAGGCTTTGGTTCCGCAGCGCAGAAAATGA